A part of Anolis carolinensis isolate JA03-04 unplaced genomic scaffold, rAnoCar3.1.pri scaffold_10, whole genome shotgun sequence genomic DNA contains:
- the hamp gene encoding hepcidin, producing MKLHLLCVVFILLCAAVQNLHAFTFQSDVQKDTATLAEPVAETSGLQQGLLRRLKRHNSHISICTYCCNCCKNKGCSFCCRT from the exons atgaaACTGCACCTGCTCTGCGTTGTCTTCATTCTTCTCTGTGCCGCCGTCCAAAATCTCCATGCCTTCACATTTCAG TCAGATGTCCAGAAAGACACAGCCACCTTGGCAGAACCAGTGGCAGAAACTTCTGGATTGCAGCAG GGTTTGTTACGGAGACTGAAGCGCCACAACTCCCACATCTCCATCTGCACTTACTGCTGCAACTGCTGCAAGAACAAGGGCTGTAGCTTTTGCTGCCGGACATGA